One genomic segment of Oncorhynchus mykiss isolate Arlee chromosome 10, USDA_OmykA_1.1, whole genome shotgun sequence includes these proteins:
- the LOC110511737 gene encoding reticulon-4 receptor-like 2 has translation MLDAAINMDCGLSLWLVVWLVLGKPGPSASCPHLCVCYPTPMTVSCQAQNFTSVPVGVPYDSQRVFLQNNRITELRVGSFGFGTQVLWLFSNNITWIEAGSFSELRDLEELDLGDNSHLRRLEGGAFRGLEKLQSLHMHRCKLTALPHDLFHKLYSLQFLYLQENQLHFLQDDLFSDLINLSQLFLHGNRIRTLSENVFRGLVNLDRLLLHDNRVRQVNRRAFRDLGRLTMLFLFNNSLAELPGQALRDTQGIEFLRLNGNPWSCGCEALPLWEWFRGARVSSSELLCSSPSPRRGMDLRFLREMDFALCPLPDPGTLAGSTTRTFSTKTRWWFSKHKPQSQTKAVFEKSSETIKAFPFPQGKNNPPIVSSTNVKYELGEEEAALPKLDAEEYWANYGNEDAGTTLRCFELECPPDFDGLPPNSSSTLTSSPSLSLLLALSLLAFSINLHLIFG, from the exons ATGTTAGATGCAGCCATCAACATGGATT gcgGACTCTCCCTGTGGCTGGTGGTGTGGCTGGTCCTCGGCAAGCCCGGTCCGTCGGCGTCGTGCCCGCATCTATGCGTGTGCTACCCGACTCCCATGACCGTGAGCTGCCAGGCGCAGAACTTCACCTCCGTGCCCGTCGGCGTGCCCTACGACTCGCAGCGTGTGTTCCTACAGAACAACCGAATTACGGAGCTCAGAGTTGGCTCTTTCGGCTTCGGGACTCAG GTCCTGTGGCTGTTCTCCAACAACATCACGTGGATTGAGGCTGGCTCCTTCAGTGAGCTGAGGGATCTAGAGGAGCTGGACCTGGGGGACAACTCTCACCTGCGCAGGCTGGAAGGAGGCGCCTTCAGGGGCCTGGAGAAACTCCAGAGTCTCCACATGCACCGCTGCAAGCTCACCGCCCTGCCCCACGACCTGTTCCACAAGCTGTACAGCCTGCAGTTCCTCTACCTGCAG GAGAACCAGCTCCACTTCCTCCAGGATGACCTCTTCTCTGACCTCATCAACCTGAGCCAGCTTTTCTTGCATGGAAACCGTATCCGTACTCTGTCGGAGAACGTGTTCCGTGGCCTGGTCAACCTGGACCGCCTTCTTCTCCACGACAACCGTGTGCGCCAGGTTAACCGCAGGGCGTTCCGCGACCTCGGACGCCTCACCATGCTCTTCCTGTTCAACAACTCATTGGCTGAGCTCCCCGGCCAGGCTCTCCGTGACACCCAGGGCATCGAGTTCCTCCGTCTCAATGGGAACCCCTGGTCCTGTGGCTGCGAGGCCCTCCCCCTGTGGGAGTGGTTCCGTGGCGCCCGCGTCTCATCGTCCGAGCTGTTGTGTTCCTCCCCGTCCCCCCGCCGCGGGATGGACCTCCGCTTCCTCCGTGAGATGGACTTCGCCCTCTGCCCTCTCCCCGACCCTGGCACCCTGGCCGGCTCCACCACGAGGACCTTCAGCACCAAGACAAGATGGTGGTTCTCCAAGCACAAGCCCCAGTCCCAGACCAAGGCAGTGTTCGAGAAGAGCTCCGAGACCATCAAGGCCTTCCCGTTCCCCCAAGGAAAGAACAACCCACCCATCGTGTCCTCCACCAACGTCAAGTACGAGCTCGGTGAGGAAGAGGCAGCCCTACCCAAACTCGACGCTGAAGAGTACTGGGCGAACTATGGGAACGAGGACGCCGGCACCACGCTGCGATGCTTCGAGCTCGAGTGTCCGCCTGACTTCGATGGCCTCCCTCCcaactcctcctccaccctcacatcatccccctctctctcactcctcctcgCCCTCTCGCTACTCGCCTTCTCCATCAATCTACACCTCATATTTGGCTGA